The genomic interval ACGTCCGCCAGCACGCGCGCATCCAGTCCCTGCACGCCTTCCGCCGGCCTCACGACCTGGGCGCTCACGCCGACCGAGAGGCGCGTGGGCAGCGGGTCGGCCTGCGCGCGGTTGTTCACCTGGAGGTTGAAGCCGAGGTTGCGGAGGCTCACGCCGACCACGACCGGCCGCCAGCCGCCGAAGGCGTACTGCACGCCCACGTCCACCGCGTGCGTCGTGCCCGTCGCGGTCGGCACGTTGGTGCAGTCGCCGGTGCAGTCGACGCGGAACTGCACCAGCTTGTAGCTGATGCCGGCCGCGAGGCCGCCGACGTCCGTCGCGTAGCTCGCCATCAGCTCCACGTTGCGGGGGCTGATCTGGCCCACCGGCTCCGGCCCGAGGTCGCCGCGGGTCACGGCGAGGTCCCCGTAGTTGACCAGGTACGCGGTCACCGCGAAGGTGCCGAGCCGGGACGACGGCACGGCGATCGCGATCGCGTCGCCGGAGCCGAAGAACGCGTCGTAGTGGTAGAGGGCGAACTCGCCCCTGGCGAGGGTCGCGAGACCGGCCGGGTTCCAGAACACGGCCTCGCTGCTGCCGCCGTCGGCGGTCGCCGCCTGGCCCAGCGCCACCGCGCGCGCCCCGACCGGCAGGAGCAGGAAGGCGCCGCCCTCGACGCCCGCCGACGCACCCTGGGCGCGGGCGACCTGCGCCCGCCAGGCCGCCAGCATCGCCACCGCCGCCAGCGCGGTACGGAAACGCGAGCTACAGCGGCTTGGCCTCATCGATCAGCATGATCGGGATGCCGTCGTCCACGCCGTAGCGCAG from Gemmatimonadales bacterium carries:
- a CDS encoding PorV/PorQ family protein, whose translation is MRPSRCSSRFRTALAAVAMLAAWRAQVARAQGASAGVEGGAFLLLPVGARAVALGQAATADGGSSEAVFWNPAGLATLARGEFALYHYDAFFGSGDAIAIAVPSSRLGTFAVTAYLVNYGDLAVTRGDLGPEPVGQISPRNVELMASYATDVGGLAAGISYKLVQFRVDCTGDCTNVPTATGTTHAVDVGVQYAFGGWRPVVVGVSLRNLGFNLQVNNRAQADPLPTRLSVGVSAQVVRPAEGVQGLDARVLADVQGTVLEGPLTAVTLVGVESGVGSTLRLRFGYAFLNSNARGPSLGFGVRFGSIAFDLARTFNAAQDVGDAEPVQVTFRVVF